A single window of Salvia splendens isolate huo1 chromosome 8, SspV2, whole genome shotgun sequence DNA harbors:
- the LOC121744808 gene encoding polycomb group protein EMBRYONIC FLOWER 2-like isoform X4, whose amino-acid sequence MCRQDPRAHLSPEEQIAAEESLSIYCKPVELYNILQRRAARNPSFLQRCLRYKIQAKEKKRIEMTISLPSTVNDESQIQNLLPLCIMLARPVYSPALVEDSAVYRFSRECILTKCTGDDAVYQDEAKFILPEINKLSAEVKSGSNTILFVSCAELFKEHLDAPLFPANVGGHCFMGKIPMDLLQLSWEKSMNLSSGERAEMLLTVDLHSCVLKTGCFGEDKCFSFHSTHAGAMALSQQLQVRVAAEEVGLKERSPYDSFSYNDVPSSTLPQIIRLRTGNVVFNYRYYNNKLQRTEVTEDFAYPLCLVKCASFKGLKYHLPACHDLFNFEFWVTEEFQTVNISVKTDTWRSETVAAGVDPKEQTFFLRSKAPRHRKMKSPRQNLKFVHPLVLDSEMPGSVIELREKTVEQSADCNASSPRASSATAHSYADPECVQSLPGNNIAPPALLQFAKTRKLSVELSDPRNRALLQKRKFFHSHRAQPMAMAQVLSDRDSEDEVDDDVVDLEDRRMLDDFMDVTKDEKRLMHLWNSFVRKQRVLADGHISWACEAFSELHKQDLVLIPALLWCWRLFMIKLWNHGLLDARTMNICNIILEQPQGVDADTDDIDT is encoded by the exons ATGTGTCGACAAGATCCCCGTGCGCATTTGTCTCCAGAAGAGCAAATTGCAGCTGAGGAAAGCCTCTCAATTTATTGCAAGCCAGTTGAGCTGTACAACATTCTTCAGCGCCGTGCTGCCAGAAAC CCATCCTTTCTTCAGAGATGTTTACGGTACAAAATACaagcaaaagaaaagaaaag GATTGAAATGACAATATCACTACCATCAACTGTAAATGATGAATCTCAAATTCAAAATCTATTACCTTTGTGTATAATGTTGGCTAGACCCGTTTATAGTCCTGCACTTGTAGAG GATTCTGCAGTTTACCGATTTAGTCGAGAATGTATATTGACTAAATGTACTGGAGATGATGCAGTGTACCAGGATGAAGCAAAATTTATTCTTCCCGAGATTAATAAACTATCAGCAGAAGTCAAATCGGGCTCTAATACAATTTTGTTTGTTAGTTGTG CTGAATTGTTTAAGGAGCACCTGGATGCGCCATTATTTCCAG CTAATGTTGGAGGTCACTGCTTCATGGGTAAGATTCCAATGGATTTGCTTCAGTTGTCGTGGGAAAAGTCTATGAACTTGAGCAGTGGGGAGAGAGCTGAGATGCTGTTGACTGTTGACTTGCATTCCTGCGTCCTGAAG ACTGGCTGTTTCGGAGAAGATAAATGCTTCTCATTTCATAGTACCCATGCTGGAGCTATG GCTTTGTCTCAACAACTGCAAGTCCGTGTTGCAGCAGAAGAAGTTGGGCTTAAAGAGAGATCTCCTTATGATTCATTCTCATACAATGATGTTCCTTCCTCTACTTTGCCTCAGATTATCAG GTTGAGGACTGGAAATGTTGTTTTCAACTACAGATACTATAACAACAAGTTGCAGAGGACTGAAG TAACAGAGGACTTTGCATACCCTTTATGTTTGGTCAAATGTGCAAGCTTTAAG GGTCTCAAATATCATCTGCCCGCCTGCCATGACCTTTTCAACTTCGAATTTTGG GTAACAGAGGAATTTCAAACTGTCAATATATCTGTAAAGACTGATACATGGAGATCTGAG ACTGTTGCAGCTGGTGTTGATCCTAAGGAACAAACGTTTTTCCTTCG TTCAAAGGCACCACGGCATAGAAAAATGAAGAGCCCGAGGCAAAATCTGAAGTTTGTGCATCCTCTTGTCTTAGATTCAGAAATGCCAGGATCAGTTATTGAGCTTAGAGAAAAAACTGTTG AACAGAGTGCTGACTGCAACGCATCCAGTCCCAGAGCTTCATCTGCCACTGCTCATTCATATGCGGACCCTGAATGTGTCCAGTCATTACCTGGAAATAACATTGCGCCTCCAGCATTACTACAGTTTGCGAAGACAAGGAAATTATCAGTTGAACTCTCTGATCCTAGAAA tcgtgcacttttgcagaAGCGGAAGTTCTTTCACTCTCACAGAGCCCAA CCCATGGCCATGGCGCAAGTCCTATCAGATCGCGACAGTGAGGATGAagttgatgatgatgttgtagATCTTGAAGACCGAAGG ATGCTGGATGACTTTATGGATGTCACAAAAGATGAGAAGCGGTTGATGCATCTTTGGAACTCTTTTGTTAGGAAGCAAAG GGTATTGGCGGATGGTCATATTTCTTGGGCGTGCGAGGCTTTCTCCGAATTGCACAAACAGGACCTTGTTCTGATACCAGCACTACTTTG GTGCTGGAGATTATTTATGATTAAACTCTGGAATCATGGTCTTCTGGATGCTCGTACAATGAACATTTGTAATATAATCCTCGAGCAACCACAAGGGGTAGACGCAGACACCGACGACATAGACACATGA
- the LOC121744808 gene encoding polycomb group protein EMBRYONIC FLOWER 2-like isoform X2 produces MPGIPLVARETALVFIPIYSGGVDHMCRQDPRAHLSPEEQIAAEESLSIYCKPVELYNILQRRAARNPSFLQRCLRYKIQAKEKKRIEMTISLPSTVNDESQIQNLLPLCIMLARPVYSPALVEDSAVYRFSRECILTKCTGDDAVYQDEAKFILPEINKLSAEVKSGSNTILFVSCAELFKEHLDAPLFPANVGGHCFMGKIPMDLLQLSWEKSMNLSSGERAEMLLTVDLHSCVLKTGCFGEDKCFSFHSTHAGAMALSQQLQVRVAAEEVGLKERSPYDSFSYNDVPSSTLPQIIRLRTGNVVFNYRYYNNKLQRTEVTEDFAYPLCLVKCASFKGLKYHLPACHDLFNFEFWVTEEFQTVNISVKTDTWRSETVAAGVDPKEQTFFLRSKAPRHRKMKSPRQNLKFVHPLVLDSEMPGSVIELREKTVEQSADCNASSPRASSATAHSYADPECVQSLPGNNIAPPALLQFAKTRKLSVELSDPRNRALLQKRKFFHSHRAQPMAMAQVLSDRDSEDEVDDDVVDLEDRRMLDDFMDVTKDEKRLMHLWNSFVRKQRVLADGHISWACEAFSELHKQDLVLIPALLWCWRLFMIKLWNHGLLDARTMNICNIILEQPQGVDADTDDIDT; encoded by the exons ATGCCGGGCATTCCTCTTGTGGCTCGTGAAACTGCGTTAGTGTTTATTCCGAT TTACTCCGGAGGTGTGGACCATATGTGTCGACAAGATCCCCGTGCGCATTTGTCTCCAGAAGAGCAAATTGCAGCTGAGGAAAGCCTCTCAATTTATTGCAAGCCAGTTGAGCTGTACAACATTCTTCAGCGCCGTGCTGCCAGAAAC CCATCCTTTCTTCAGAGATGTTTACGGTACAAAATACaagcaaaagaaaagaaaag GATTGAAATGACAATATCACTACCATCAACTGTAAATGATGAATCTCAAATTCAAAATCTATTACCTTTGTGTATAATGTTGGCTAGACCCGTTTATAGTCCTGCACTTGTAGAG GATTCTGCAGTTTACCGATTTAGTCGAGAATGTATATTGACTAAATGTACTGGAGATGATGCAGTGTACCAGGATGAAGCAAAATTTATTCTTCCCGAGATTAATAAACTATCAGCAGAAGTCAAATCGGGCTCTAATACAATTTTGTTTGTTAGTTGTG CTGAATTGTTTAAGGAGCACCTGGATGCGCCATTATTTCCAG CTAATGTTGGAGGTCACTGCTTCATGGGTAAGATTCCAATGGATTTGCTTCAGTTGTCGTGGGAAAAGTCTATGAACTTGAGCAGTGGGGAGAGAGCTGAGATGCTGTTGACTGTTGACTTGCATTCCTGCGTCCTGAAG ACTGGCTGTTTCGGAGAAGATAAATGCTTCTCATTTCATAGTACCCATGCTGGAGCTATG GCTTTGTCTCAACAACTGCAAGTCCGTGTTGCAGCAGAAGAAGTTGGGCTTAAAGAGAGATCTCCTTATGATTCATTCTCATACAATGATGTTCCTTCCTCTACTTTGCCTCAGATTATCAG GTTGAGGACTGGAAATGTTGTTTTCAACTACAGATACTATAACAACAAGTTGCAGAGGACTGAAG TAACAGAGGACTTTGCATACCCTTTATGTTTGGTCAAATGTGCAAGCTTTAAG GGTCTCAAATATCATCTGCCCGCCTGCCATGACCTTTTCAACTTCGAATTTTGG GTAACAGAGGAATTTCAAACTGTCAATATATCTGTAAAGACTGATACATGGAGATCTGAG ACTGTTGCAGCTGGTGTTGATCCTAAGGAACAAACGTTTTTCCTTCG TTCAAAGGCACCACGGCATAGAAAAATGAAGAGCCCGAGGCAAAATCTGAAGTTTGTGCATCCTCTTGTCTTAGATTCAGAAATGCCAGGATCAGTTATTGAGCTTAGAGAAAAAACTGTTG AACAGAGTGCTGACTGCAACGCATCCAGTCCCAGAGCTTCATCTGCCACTGCTCATTCATATGCGGACCCTGAATGTGTCCAGTCATTACCTGGAAATAACATTGCGCCTCCAGCATTACTACAGTTTGCGAAGACAAGGAAATTATCAGTTGAACTCTCTGATCCTAGAAA tcgtgcacttttgcagaAGCGGAAGTTCTTTCACTCTCACAGAGCCCAA CCCATGGCCATGGCGCAAGTCCTATCAGATCGCGACAGTGAGGATGAagttgatgatgatgttgtagATCTTGAAGACCGAAGG ATGCTGGATGACTTTATGGATGTCACAAAAGATGAGAAGCGGTTGATGCATCTTTGGAACTCTTTTGTTAGGAAGCAAAG GGTATTGGCGGATGGTCATATTTCTTGGGCGTGCGAGGCTTTCTCCGAATTGCACAAACAGGACCTTGTTCTGATACCAGCACTACTTTG GTGCTGGAGATTATTTATGATTAAACTCTGGAATCATGGTCTTCTGGATGCTCGTACAATGAACATTTGTAATATAATCCTCGAGCAACCACAAGGGGTAGACGCAGACACCGACGACATAGACACATGA
- the LOC121744808 gene encoding polycomb group protein EMBRYONIC FLOWER 2-like isoform X3: protein MPGIPLVARETAYSGGVDHMCRQDPRAHLSPEEQIAAEESLSIYCKPVELYNILQRRAARNPSFLQRCLRYKIQAKEKKRIEMTISLPSTVNDESQIQNLLPLCIMLARPVYSPALVEDSAVYRFSRECILTKCTGDDAVYQDEAKFILPEINKLSAEVKSGSNTILFVSCAELFKEHLDAPLFPANVGGHCFMGKIPMDLLQLSWEKSMNLSSGERAEMLLTVDLHSCVLKTGCFGEDKCFSFHSTHAGAMALSQQLQVRVAAEEVGLKERSPYDSFSYNDVPSSTLPQIIRLRTGNVVFNYRYYNNKLQRTEVTEDFAYPLCLVKCASFKGLKYHLPACHDLFNFEFWVTEEFQTVNISVKTDTWRSETVAAGVDPKEQTFFLRSKAPRHRKMKSPRQNLKFVHPLVLDSEMPGSVIELREKTVEQSADCNASSPRASSATAHSYADPECVQSLPGNNIAPPALLQFAKTRKLSVELSDPRNRALLQKRKFFHSHRAQPMAMAQVLSDRDSEDEVDDDVVDLEDRRMLDDFMDVTKDEKRLMHLWNSFVRKQRVLADGHISWACEAFSELHKQDLVLIPALLWCWRLFMIKLWNHGLLDARTMNICNIILEQPQGVDADTDDIDT, encoded by the exons ATGCCGGGCATTCCTCTTGTGGCTCGTGAAACTGC TTACTCCGGAGGTGTGGACCATATGTGTCGACAAGATCCCCGTGCGCATTTGTCTCCAGAAGAGCAAATTGCAGCTGAGGAAAGCCTCTCAATTTATTGCAAGCCAGTTGAGCTGTACAACATTCTTCAGCGCCGTGCTGCCAGAAAC CCATCCTTTCTTCAGAGATGTTTACGGTACAAAATACaagcaaaagaaaagaaaag GATTGAAATGACAATATCACTACCATCAACTGTAAATGATGAATCTCAAATTCAAAATCTATTACCTTTGTGTATAATGTTGGCTAGACCCGTTTATAGTCCTGCACTTGTAGAG GATTCTGCAGTTTACCGATTTAGTCGAGAATGTATATTGACTAAATGTACTGGAGATGATGCAGTGTACCAGGATGAAGCAAAATTTATTCTTCCCGAGATTAATAAACTATCAGCAGAAGTCAAATCGGGCTCTAATACAATTTTGTTTGTTAGTTGTG CTGAATTGTTTAAGGAGCACCTGGATGCGCCATTATTTCCAG CTAATGTTGGAGGTCACTGCTTCATGGGTAAGATTCCAATGGATTTGCTTCAGTTGTCGTGGGAAAAGTCTATGAACTTGAGCAGTGGGGAGAGAGCTGAGATGCTGTTGACTGTTGACTTGCATTCCTGCGTCCTGAAG ACTGGCTGTTTCGGAGAAGATAAATGCTTCTCATTTCATAGTACCCATGCTGGAGCTATG GCTTTGTCTCAACAACTGCAAGTCCGTGTTGCAGCAGAAGAAGTTGGGCTTAAAGAGAGATCTCCTTATGATTCATTCTCATACAATGATGTTCCTTCCTCTACTTTGCCTCAGATTATCAG GTTGAGGACTGGAAATGTTGTTTTCAACTACAGATACTATAACAACAAGTTGCAGAGGACTGAAG TAACAGAGGACTTTGCATACCCTTTATGTTTGGTCAAATGTGCAAGCTTTAAG GGTCTCAAATATCATCTGCCCGCCTGCCATGACCTTTTCAACTTCGAATTTTGG GTAACAGAGGAATTTCAAACTGTCAATATATCTGTAAAGACTGATACATGGAGATCTGAG ACTGTTGCAGCTGGTGTTGATCCTAAGGAACAAACGTTTTTCCTTCG TTCAAAGGCACCACGGCATAGAAAAATGAAGAGCCCGAGGCAAAATCTGAAGTTTGTGCATCCTCTTGTCTTAGATTCAGAAATGCCAGGATCAGTTATTGAGCTTAGAGAAAAAACTGTTG AACAGAGTGCTGACTGCAACGCATCCAGTCCCAGAGCTTCATCTGCCACTGCTCATTCATATGCGGACCCTGAATGTGTCCAGTCATTACCTGGAAATAACATTGCGCCTCCAGCATTACTACAGTTTGCGAAGACAAGGAAATTATCAGTTGAACTCTCTGATCCTAGAAA tcgtgcacttttgcagaAGCGGAAGTTCTTTCACTCTCACAGAGCCCAA CCCATGGCCATGGCGCAAGTCCTATCAGATCGCGACAGTGAGGATGAagttgatgatgatgttgtagATCTTGAAGACCGAAGG ATGCTGGATGACTTTATGGATGTCACAAAAGATGAGAAGCGGTTGATGCATCTTTGGAACTCTTTTGTTAGGAAGCAAAG GGTATTGGCGGATGGTCATATTTCTTGGGCGTGCGAGGCTTTCTCCGAATTGCACAAACAGGACCTTGTTCTGATACCAGCACTACTTTG GTGCTGGAGATTATTTATGATTAAACTCTGGAATCATGGTCTTCTGGATGCTCGTACAATGAACATTTGTAATATAATCCTCGAGCAACCACAAGGGGTAGACGCAGACACCGACGACATAGACACATGA
- the LOC121745956 gene encoding uncharacterized protein LOC121745956 gives MNLNAESGAEERGMQLQELEELHLDTYDSAMWYKEKTKMWHDKNLRKKELKVGQRVLLFQSRLKLMPEKLRSRWIGPYTIVSIRANGAIELQGSDPDSPSFIVNGHWVNPCRDGMEASVVDDIPLLVPNSRQYAVKK, from the exons ATGAACCTAAATGCCGAGTCGGGTGCTGAAGAGAGGGGaatgcaactgcaagagcttgAAGAGCTCCACCTTGATACCTATGATTCGgccatgtggtataaagagAAGACAaagatgtggcatgacaagaaccttcgcaagaaggaactcaaggtggGCCAGAGAGTGCTTCTTTTCCAGTCAAGACTCAAATTGATGCCCGAGAAGTTGCGGTCAAGGTGGATAGGCCCTTATACCATCGTCTCCATCAGAGCTAATGGAGCAATCGAACTCCAGGGGAGCGATCCTGACTCGCCTTCCTTTATAGTGAATGGACACTGGGTGAATCCATGCAGAGATGGAATGGAGGCATCTgtggtggacgacattccactactcGTGCCTAACTCTCGTCAGTACGCAG TTAAGAAGTGA
- the LOC121744808 gene encoding polycomb group protein EMBRYONIC FLOWER 2-like isoform X1 produces the protein MPGIPLVARETANCFCNCSYSGGVDHMCRQDPRAHLSPEEQIAAEESLSIYCKPVELYNILQRRAARNPSFLQRCLRYKIQAKEKKRIEMTISLPSTVNDESQIQNLLPLCIMLARPVYSPALVEDSAVYRFSRECILTKCTGDDAVYQDEAKFILPEINKLSAEVKSGSNTILFVSCAELFKEHLDAPLFPANVGGHCFMGKIPMDLLQLSWEKSMNLSSGERAEMLLTVDLHSCVLKTGCFGEDKCFSFHSTHAGAMALSQQLQVRVAAEEVGLKERSPYDSFSYNDVPSSTLPQIIRLRTGNVVFNYRYYNNKLQRTEVTEDFAYPLCLVKCASFKGLKYHLPACHDLFNFEFWVTEEFQTVNISVKTDTWRSETVAAGVDPKEQTFFLRSKAPRHRKMKSPRQNLKFVHPLVLDSEMPGSVIELREKTVEQSADCNASSPRASSATAHSYADPECVQSLPGNNIAPPALLQFAKTRKLSVELSDPRNRALLQKRKFFHSHRAQPMAMAQVLSDRDSEDEVDDDVVDLEDRRMLDDFMDVTKDEKRLMHLWNSFVRKQRVLADGHISWACEAFSELHKQDLVLIPALLWCWRLFMIKLWNHGLLDARTMNICNIILEQPQGVDADTDDIDT, from the exons ATGCCGGGCATTCCTCTTGTGGCTCGTGAAACTGC GAATTGTTTTTGCAACTGCAGTTACTCCGGAGGTGTGGACCATATGTGTCGACAAGATCCCCGTGCGCATTTGTCTCCAGAAGAGCAAATTGCAGCTGAGGAAAGCCTCTCAATTTATTGCAAGCCAGTTGAGCTGTACAACATTCTTCAGCGCCGTGCTGCCAGAAAC CCATCCTTTCTTCAGAGATGTTTACGGTACAAAATACaagcaaaagaaaagaaaag GATTGAAATGACAATATCACTACCATCAACTGTAAATGATGAATCTCAAATTCAAAATCTATTACCTTTGTGTATAATGTTGGCTAGACCCGTTTATAGTCCTGCACTTGTAGAG GATTCTGCAGTTTACCGATTTAGTCGAGAATGTATATTGACTAAATGTACTGGAGATGATGCAGTGTACCAGGATGAAGCAAAATTTATTCTTCCCGAGATTAATAAACTATCAGCAGAAGTCAAATCGGGCTCTAATACAATTTTGTTTGTTAGTTGTG CTGAATTGTTTAAGGAGCACCTGGATGCGCCATTATTTCCAG CTAATGTTGGAGGTCACTGCTTCATGGGTAAGATTCCAATGGATTTGCTTCAGTTGTCGTGGGAAAAGTCTATGAACTTGAGCAGTGGGGAGAGAGCTGAGATGCTGTTGACTGTTGACTTGCATTCCTGCGTCCTGAAG ACTGGCTGTTTCGGAGAAGATAAATGCTTCTCATTTCATAGTACCCATGCTGGAGCTATG GCTTTGTCTCAACAACTGCAAGTCCGTGTTGCAGCAGAAGAAGTTGGGCTTAAAGAGAGATCTCCTTATGATTCATTCTCATACAATGATGTTCCTTCCTCTACTTTGCCTCAGATTATCAG GTTGAGGACTGGAAATGTTGTTTTCAACTACAGATACTATAACAACAAGTTGCAGAGGACTGAAG TAACAGAGGACTTTGCATACCCTTTATGTTTGGTCAAATGTGCAAGCTTTAAG GGTCTCAAATATCATCTGCCCGCCTGCCATGACCTTTTCAACTTCGAATTTTGG GTAACAGAGGAATTTCAAACTGTCAATATATCTGTAAAGACTGATACATGGAGATCTGAG ACTGTTGCAGCTGGTGTTGATCCTAAGGAACAAACGTTTTTCCTTCG TTCAAAGGCACCACGGCATAGAAAAATGAAGAGCCCGAGGCAAAATCTGAAGTTTGTGCATCCTCTTGTCTTAGATTCAGAAATGCCAGGATCAGTTATTGAGCTTAGAGAAAAAACTGTTG AACAGAGTGCTGACTGCAACGCATCCAGTCCCAGAGCTTCATCTGCCACTGCTCATTCATATGCGGACCCTGAATGTGTCCAGTCATTACCTGGAAATAACATTGCGCCTCCAGCATTACTACAGTTTGCGAAGACAAGGAAATTATCAGTTGAACTCTCTGATCCTAGAAA tcgtgcacttttgcagaAGCGGAAGTTCTTTCACTCTCACAGAGCCCAA CCCATGGCCATGGCGCAAGTCCTATCAGATCGCGACAGTGAGGATGAagttgatgatgatgttgtagATCTTGAAGACCGAAGG ATGCTGGATGACTTTATGGATGTCACAAAAGATGAGAAGCGGTTGATGCATCTTTGGAACTCTTTTGTTAGGAAGCAAAG GGTATTGGCGGATGGTCATATTTCTTGGGCGTGCGAGGCTTTCTCCGAATTGCACAAACAGGACCTTGTTCTGATACCAGCACTACTTTG GTGCTGGAGATTATTTATGATTAAACTCTGGAATCATGGTCTTCTGGATGCTCGTACAATGAACATTTGTAATATAATCCTCGAGCAACCACAAGGGGTAGACGCAGACACCGACGACATAGACACATGA